One window of the Rosa rugosa chromosome 3, drRosRugo1.1, whole genome shotgun sequence genome contains the following:
- the LOC133738104 gene encoding 3-ketoacyl-CoA synthase 10, producing the protein MSDMASERDLLSTEIVNRGIESSGPNAGSLTFSVRVRRRLPDFLQSVNLKYVKLGYHHLINNAIYLATIPFLVVVFSAEVGSLSREELWKKLWFDARYDLATVLGFFGVFVFTLSVYFMSRPRSIYLIDFACFRPSDDLKVSKEQFIELARKSGKFDEPSLEFQTRILNSSGLGDETYIPKSVITSTENTATMKEGRAEASMVMFGALDELFEKTKVRPKDVGVLVVNCSVFNPTPSLSAMIINHYKMRGNILSYNLGGMGCSAGIIAVDLARDMLQANPNNYAVVVSTEMVGYNWYPGCDRSMLIPNCFFRMGCSAVLLSNRRRDYHRAKYRLEHIVRTHKGADDRSFRCVYQEEDEQRLKGLKISKELVEIGGDALKTNITTLGPLVLPFSEQLLFFATLVSRHLFNNGASQPSLSSGKRPYIPDFKLAFECFCVHSASKTVLDELQRNLELSDENMEASRMTLHRFGNTSSSSIWYELAYMEAKEKVKRGDRVWQLAFGSGFKCNSIVWRSMRRVRKPSRNPWLDCIERYPVMN; encoded by the exons ATGTCAGACATGGCCAGTGAGAGAGATCTCTTATCCACTGAGATCGTCAACCGTGGGATCGAGTCCTCCGGCCCCAATGCCGGCTCGCTCACGTTCTCCGTCAGGGTCCGGAGGCGGCTGCCGGACTTTCTCCAATCGGTGAACCTTAAGTACGTCAAGTTGGGCTACCACCACCTCATCAACAATGCTATATACCTGGCCACCATACCCTTTCTGGTCGTGGTTTTCAGTGCTGAGGTTGGGAGTCTCAGTAGGGAGGAGCTGTGGAAGAAGCTCTGGTTTGATGCGCGTTATGATCTTGCAACCGTGCTTGGTTTCTTTGGGGTCTTTGTGTTCACCTTGTCTGTATACTTCATGTCACGCCCTCGCTCCATCTACCTCATTGATTTTGCTTGCTTTCGCCCTAGCGACGATCTAAAG GTGTCAAAGGAGCAATTCATAGAGCTAGCAAGAAAATCAGGCAAGTTTGATGAACCGAGCCTCGAATTCCAGACTCGAATTCTCAACTCATCAGGTTTAGGAGACGAAACCTACATCCCAAAGTCAGTGATCACCTCCACCGAGAACACTGCAACCATGAAAGAAGGTCGAGCCGAGGCCTCAATGGTGATGTTCGGAGCACTGGACGAGCTCTTCGAAAAGACCAAGGTCCGTCCCAAGGACGTAGGTGTTCTTGTGGTGAATTGCAGCGTATTCAATCCCACACCCTCCTTGTCCGCCATGATCATAAACCACTACAAGATGAGGGGCAACATTTTGAGCTACAATCTGGGCGGCATGGGGTGCAGCGCTGGGATCATAGCCGTTGATTTGGCTAGGGACATGCTTCAGGCAAACCCCAACAACTATGCTGTGGTGGTGAGCACTGAGATGGTGGGATATAATTGGTACCCGGGCTGTGACAGGTCTATGCTCATTCCCAACTGTTTTTTCCGCATGGGTTGCTCCGCCGTGCTTCTCTCCAATCGCCGCCGTGACTACCACCGTGCCAAGTATCGCCTCGAACACATCGTTCGAACACATAAAGGCGCTGACGACCGTAGTTTCAG GTGTGTGTACCAAGAAGAAGATGAGCAAAGACTCAAGGGGCTAAAGATCAGCAAAGAGCTAGTGGAAATTGGTGGTGACGCACTGAAAACCAACATCACCACTCTCGGACCACTAGTCCTGCCCTTCTCGGAGCAGCTCCTCTTTTTCGCTACATTGGTCTCGAGGCACTTGTTCAACAACGGAGCTTCACAGCCCTCTTTATCGTCAGGCAAGAGACCCTACATTCCCGATTTCAAGCTGGCATTTGAGTGCTTCTGCGTGCACTCCGCGAGCAAGACTGTGCTGGATGAGCTGCAGAGAAACCTCGAGCTCAGCGACGAGAACATGGAGGCATCGAGGATGACACTACACCGATTTGGTAACACTTCGAGCAGTAGCATATGGTATGAGCTGGCTTACATGGAAGCAAAAGAGAAAGTGAAGAGAGGAGACCGAGTTTGGCAGTTGGCGTTCGGGTCTGGATTCAAGTGCAACAGCATTGTTTGGCGGTCCATGCGCCGGGTTAGGAAGCCTTCAAGGAATCCATGGCTTGACTGCATTGAAAGATACCCAGTCATGAATTGA
- the LOC133739631 gene encoding DNA cross-link repair protein SNM1, protein MASKSRFNLIDDDDDFQTPLTQTATARTPFKKPKLLSGKENVPPPLCFTPRDYSILNQTQVSKSTPIEDCSLDSLPESLDWGEENEKGQGGYLRNSIESRLIKPGADWGFGSGNGEEIDVLLRLNGIEEEGEGIVEDENGGLVVQCPLCEIDISELSNEERQLHTNDCLDKQQVRPVDEQERGSGIAHHPMGPRVSGQVVEWLRGLGLDKYVEVFIREEIDWDALHWLTQEDLFNIGITALGPRKKIVHALAQLGQGTSSGIEAQTAQPTKRSANGVEVLDDALEGTVGDSSKSASNKLITDYFPGFGGARKQLCTTSREQQRVEKRQSGAGRKRVVVKNHATNRKLRDVPSWCCVPGTPFRVDAFKYLRRDCSHWFLTHFHMDHYQGLTKSFCHGKIYCSSITAKLVNMKLGIPWDSIQVVPLNRKINIAGIDVTCLDANHCPGSIIILFEPPNSKAVLHTGDFRFSEDAASMTVLRTSSIHTLILDTTYCNPQYDFPKQEAVIQFVVDAIQAETFNPKTLFLIGSYTIGKERLYLEVARVLRKKIYVTAGKLHILKCLDFPEEDMQWFTLNEHESQIHVVPMWTLASFKRLKHVSNQYESRYSLIVAFSPTGWTFGKGKKKSPGRRWQQGTIIRYEVPYSEHSSFTELRQFVKFVSPVQIIPSVNNHGPDSANSMISLLSS, encoded by the exons ATGGCTTCCAAATCCAGATTCAACCTCATAGACGACGACGACGATTTCCAAACCCCTCTGACCCAAACCGCCACAGCTCGCACGCCCTTCAAAAAGCCCAAGCTGCTCTCCGGCAAAGAAAACGTTCCTCCTCCGCTTTGCTTCACCCCCAGAGACTACTCCATTTTGAACCAAACCCAGGTCTCCAAATCCACGCCAATCGAAGATTGCAGCTTGGATTCGCTGCCTGAAAGCCTCGACTGGGGTGAGGAAAATGAGAAAGGGCAAGGGGGGTATTTGCGGAATTCGATAGAGTCTAGGTTGATTAAGCCCGGAGCCGATTGGGGTTTTGGTTCTGGTAATGGCGAGGAGATTGATGTGCTGCTGAGGCTGAATGGGATTGAGGAAGAAGGGGAAGGAATTGTTGAGGATGAAAATGGGGGTTTGGTGGTTCAGTGCCCTCTATGTGAGATTGACATTTCTGAGCTGAGCAATGAAGAAAGACAGCTCCACACTAATGATTGTCTTGACAAACAACAAGTTCGACCTGTAGAC GAACAAGAGAGGGGGTCTGGAATTGCTCATCATCCGATGGGGCCTCGAGTTTCTGGGCAAGTTGTTGAGTGGCTACGCGGTCTTGGTTTAGACAAGTATGTGGAAGTTTTTATAAGGGAAGAGATTGATTGGGATGCTCTACATTGGCTCACACAAGAG GATTTGTTTAACATTGGCATTACGGCACTTGGTCCACGTAAGAAGATTGTGCATGCACTCGCTCAACTTGGACAAGGGACTAGCAGTGGAATTGAAGCACAAACTGCACAGCCAACAAAAAGGAGTGCCAATGGGGTCGAGGTGCTCGATGATGCATTGGAAGGAACAGTTGGTGATAGTAGTAAATCAGCTTCAAACAAGTTGATTACGGATTACTTTCCGGGATTTGGTGGTGCTAGGAAGCAGCTCTGCACCACCTCCAGAGAACAGCAAAGGGTAGAAAAGCGTCAGTCAGGTGCTGGTCGTAAACGTGTTGTGGTGAAAAATCATGCCACAAATAGGAAACTCAGGGATGTTCCCTCATGGTGTTGTGTACCAGGAACACCATTTCGAGTA GATGCTTTTAAATATCTTAGACGGGATTGTTCTCATTGGTTTCTCACTCACTTTCATATGGACC ATTATCAAGGTTTAACAAAGTCCTTTTGTCATGGAAAGATCTATTGCTCCTCCATTACAGCTAAGCTTGTAAACATGAAGCTTGGCATTCCATGGGACAGTATACAAGTTGTACCCCTCAACCGAAAGATCAATATTGCAGGTATTGATGTCACCTGCTTGGATGCAAACCACTGCCCTGGTTCCATAATTATACTTTTTGAACCGCCTAACAGTAAG GCTGTTCTACATACAGGGGACTTTCGCTTTAGTGAGGATGCAGCAAGCATGACTGTTTTGCGAACATCTTCTATTCATACGCTCATCCTTGATACCACTTACTGTAACCCACAG TATGACTTTCCAAAGCAGGAGGCTGTAATTCAGTTTGTCGTTGATGCAATTCAAGCTGAAACTTTCAATCCTAAAACTCTATTTCTGATTGGCAGCTACACAATTG gaaaggaacgCCTTTACTTGGAGGTTGCTCGTGTGCTCCGGAAAAAGATTTATGTCACTGCTGGAAAGCTGCATATTTTAAAATGTTTGGATTTTCCTGAGGAGGATATGCAGTGGTTTACATTAAACGAACATGAAAGCCAAATTCATGTGGTGCCAATGTGGACACTGGCAAGCTTCAAGCGACTGAAGCATGTATCAAATCAATATGAG AGTCGATACAGTCTTATTGTTGCTTTCTCTCCAACTGGTTGGACTTTTggtaaaggaaagaagaagtctCCTGGAAGAAGGTGGCAGCAGGGTACCATTATAAG GTATGAGGTGCCATATAGTGAGCATTCGAGCTTTACAGAACTCAGACAGTTTGTGAAGTTTGTGTCCCCTGTACAAATAATACCAAGTGTGAACAATCATGGCCCAGATTCAGCGAATTCCATgatttctcttctctcttcttaa
- the LOC133739632 gene encoding 3beta-hydroxysteroid-dehydrogenase/decarboxylase-like, protein MAGDERWCVVTGGRGFAARHLVLMLIRQNVFRVRIADLGPTVDLEPSESNGVLADALNSGRAQYISIDLRRKDQVLQACQGAEVVFHMAAPNSSINNYQLHHSVNVEGTKNVIDACVEQKVKRLIYTSSPSVVFDGVHGIIDGDESLPYPPKHNDTYSATKAQGEELVIKANGVKGLLTCCIRPSSIFGPGDRLLVPSLIVAARAGKSKFIIGDGNNIYDFTYVENVAHAHICAERALASEGTVAEKAAGQAYFITNMEPIKFWEFMSLILEGLGYERPRIKIPAAVMMPIAHVVEWTFKLFGPYGMKVPQLTPSRIRLLSCTRSFKSSKAQDRIGYTPIISLQEGLKRTIESYPHLRAEHRPKREGPSKASVYLGSGRVADALLWKDKKQTFKALLFFIAIYYNFIASQATVITVISKSLMFTSIFVFISGNLPEKILGYKLEKLQSSHFNLSEEMSQQIAGSVASSWNISVKTLKSLGKGNDWILFLKVALSLLVLSFLGAISLQHSFIIGVSTAFLAFYVYEKQEEKIDAMVLEAFSRGCKLKSNMLRKFSTSKKIE, encoded by the exons ATGGCCGGCGATGAGAGATGGTGCGTCGTCACCGGAGGCCGTGGCTTCGCCGCTCGCCATTTGGTTCTCATGCTCATCCGCCAAAACGTCTTCCGCGTCCGAATCGCCGACCTCGGCCCCACCGTCGATCTCGAACCTTCCGAGTCCAACGGAGTCCTCGCCGATGCTTTGAACTCCGGCCGCGCCCAGTACATTTCCATCGACCTCCGCCGTAAGGATCAAGTTCTTCAAG CATGTCAAGGTGCTGAGGTTGTGTTCCACATGGCGGCTCCCAATTCGTCCATCAACAATTACCAGCTCCACCATTCGGTCAATGTGGAAG GAACTAAGAATGTGATTGATGCTTGTGTTGAGCAGAAAGTGAAGAGGCTCATATACACTAGCTCTCCTAGTGTTGTGTTTGATGGGGTTCATGGCATTATTGATGGGGATGAGTCATTGCCATATCCACCTAAG CACAATGATACTTATTCGGCCACTAAAGCGCAAGGAGAAGAGTTGGTAATCAAGGCAAACGGTGTTAAAGGGCTTCTAACCTGCTGCATACGCCCTAGCAGCATTTTCGGACCCGGTGATAGGTTACTTGTTCCATCTTTAATTGTTGCCGCCAGGGCAGGGAAATCCAAG TTCATTATCGGAGATGGCAATAACATTTATGACTTCACGTATGTTGAAAACGTGGCCCATGCCCATATATGTGCAGAACGAGCTCTAGCGTCTGAAGGGACAGTTGCAGAGAAAGCTGCAGGACAG GCATATTTTATAACCAATATGGAACCTATCaagttttgggagtttatgtcACTTATTCTAGAAGGTCTTGGCTATGAAAG ACCAAGGATAAAAATCCCTGCAGCTGTTATGATGCCAATTGCACATGTGGTGGAGTGGACATTTAAGCTTTTTGGTCCATATGGGATGAAGGTTCCACAGTTGACGCCTTCAAGAATTAGACTTCTCTCTTGCACCAGATCTTTTAAATCTTCAAAAGCACAGGATCGAATTGGTTACACCCCCATCATTTCGCTTCAG GAGGGTCTTAAGAGGACAATCGAGTCATACCCACACTTGAGGGCTGAACATCGACCCAAAAGAGAAGGGCCATCTAAAGCTTCTGTGTATCTTGGAAGTGGGAGGG TTGCTGATGCATTACTGTGGAAGGACAAAAAACAGACATTCAAGGCACTATTATTTTTTATTGCAATCTACTACAACTTCATTGCATCTCAAGCTACAGTTATTACCGTAATTTCAAAGAGTCTCATGTTCACATCAATTTTCGTGTTCATCTCTGGCAATTTACCAGAAAAGAT ATTAGGATATAAACTCGAGAAGCTTCAGTCATCACATTTTAACTTATCAGAAGAGATGTCACAACAAATTGCTGGGTCGGTGGCCTCATCATGGAATATATCTGTGAAAACTTTAAAATCTCTTGGGAAAGGAAATGACTGGATATTGTTTCTTAAG GTGGCTCTATCCTTACTGGTTCTTAGCTTCCTTGGAGCCATTTCACTTCAGCACTCATTTATTATag GAGTTTCCACTGCCTTTCTCGCCTTCTATGTGTACGAAAAGcaggaagaaaaaatcgatgccATGGTCCTAGAAGCTTTCTCTCGTGGATGCAAATTGAAGTCCAATATGCTCCGAAAATTCAGTACATCCAAAAAGATTGAGTGA
- the LOC133739633 gene encoding uncharacterized protein LOC133739633 — translation MGGVEVIRSKGCSRLSGGLSSPLPSFKVQKTFGPMSPAANSIGSETVVRSNAPFSGLVICVTGLSKEARKQVMEATERLGGQYSPHLHPQCTHLVVQSFGGPKFEHALKHGSRNGLSIVTIGWFVDSVRKNVRLSESLYSIKSLGQNGIRLDELNRLVGFSGTEHSCLPVGAHGIKQLSMIEEPQFSGRESNCNRSSDSTLSGHSMYVDLDISAELRNKVIQAASREGATFLDQWFVGCRATHVVCEGSSSRKYLGHSSNIVTPLWVLKTVKEKYVQRLVYMSADLARQVGMILEDLQNGNADEETTEQNVPEDAQTYRNIANLEKRQKIVNSAKTGVRNRRGLRMQTCQTPMRPITPSSLLDSICWSISEPTSAASIYTETFSSEDVGEHQTSVFFDAKGDGKESEASFANLTRPLKESEKSELIFKNQFLTILFPIDRFAEMGPSSRTFFSNDGFTCLQVLDHIYAYYQESMSVHEIEAAIHTDSKHADRLRSVYASKETAQRGYAIFKRIDFLGSRRSFEMLKRVNGDNNSNVYELLIRA, via the exons ATGGGTGGAGTGGAAGTGATAAGGAGCAAGGGTTGTTCTAGATTGTCTGGTGGGTTATCTTCTCCGTTGCCTTCGTTTAAGGTTCAGAAAACTTTTGGGCCAATGTCTCCGGCAGCCAACTCTATTGGGTCAGAGACGGTCGTCCGATCAAACGCACCGTTTTCCGGGCTTGTTATATGCGTTACTGGTTTATCTAAAG AAGCGAGGAAACAAGTGATGGAAGCAACTGAGAGATTGGGAGGGCAGTATAGCCCTCACTTGCATCCCCAATGTACACATTTGGTGGTCCAA AGCTTTGGTGGTCCCAAATTTGAGCATGCTCTGAAGCATGGATCGAGAAATGGCCTCTCTATTGTTACGATTGGGTGGTTTGTGGACAGTGTTAGGAAGAATG TGAGGCTGAGTGAATCACTCTATAGTATCAAGAGTTTGGGACAGAATGGTATTCGTTTGGATGAGTTGAATAGGCTTGTTGGGTTTTCTGGTACGGAACATTCTTGTCTTCCTGTTGGTGCTCATGGAATCAAGCAGTTAAGCATGATTGAAGAACCACAATTTTCTGGAAGAGAGTCTAACTGTAACAGAAGTTCTGATTCTACTCTATCTGGTCACTCCATGTATGTCGACTTGGATATATCAGCTGAACTGAGGAACAAG GTTATTCAGGCTGCTAGTAGAGAGGGTGCCACATTCCTGGATCAATGGTTTGTTGGTTGCCGAGCCACTCATGTGGTGTGTGAAGGGTCTTCCAGCCGTAAATATCTTGGCCACTCTAGCAATATCGTTACA CCACTGTGGGTTTTGAAAACAGTCAAGGAGAAGTATGTGCAAAGGCTTGTGTATATGTCTGCAGACTTGGCCCGGCAAGTTGGTATGATACTTGAAGATTTGCAAAATGGCAATGCAGATGAG GAAACAACTGAGCAAAATGTCCCTGAAGATGCTCAGACTTACAGAAATATAGCAAACCTTGAGAAGAGGCAAAAGATTGTGAATTCTGCTAAAACTGGGGTTAGAAATCGCCGTGGTCTTCGAATGCAG ACCTGTCAAACCCCCATGCGTCCAATAACTCCTAGCAGCCTTCTGGATTCCATTTGCTGGTCAATTTCAGAGCCAACTTCGGCGGCGTCCATCTACACCGAGACTTTCAGTTCTGAAGATGTTGGTGAACATCAAACATCTGTATTCTTTGATGCAAAAGGTGATGGCAAGGAATCAGAGGCTTCATTTGCAAACTTAACTAGACCACTCAAGGAAAG TGAGAAATCGGAGCTGATATTTAAAAACCAGTTTCTTACCATCCTTTTCCCAATTGACCGATTTGCTGAGATGGGGCCATCCTCCAGAACGTTTTTCAGCAATGATGGGTTTACATGCTTGCAGGTGTTAGATCATATCTATGCATATTACCAG GAGAGCATGTCAGTCCACGAAATAGAGGCTGCAATTCACACAGACTCGAAGCACGCGGATCGGCTTCGATCAGTGTATGCAAGTAAAGAAACAGCACAACGCGGTTATGCAATTTTTAAACGGATCGACTTTCTAGGGAGTCGCAGAAGTTTTGAAATGTTGAAGCGTGTTAACGGAGACAACAACAGTAATGTATACGAGTTGTTAATCAGAGCCTAA
- the LOC133739635 gene encoding transcription factor MYB1-like, which translates to MGRGPRCSKDGLNKGAWMAAEDKLLLDYIKNHGEGKWSNVAKETGLKRCGKSCRLRWMNYLRPDIKRGSISDDEEELIIRLHKLLGNRWSLIAGRLPGRTDNEIKNYWNSNLAKKMAQAQSSSQSKCNNVIVQQIPDQAQPQQQCSRVSTVVPPRPPTSTTAAASPLPHRTLDDFSNNVAINNTNDLVKAVNSVDSRISSEDVSLSTATTTNTTSDGDDQLGSSPTNFMMDFNTDDHEDFCKILDCDFANLNNAIDGDDEHQGSPVLVLPKQMMDKNIQAADFGSLASFLESDEDWLGNDLNVMLS; encoded by the exons ATGGGTAGAGGTCCTCGGTGTTCTAAGGATGGACTCAACAAAGGGGCTTGGATGGCAGCCGAAGACAAATTGCTCTTGGATTACATCAAGAACCACGGTGAAGGCAAATGGAGCAATGTTGCCAAAGAAACAG GTCTTAAGAGATGTGGGAAGAGCTGCCGGCTTCGGTGGATGAACTATCTGAGACCAGATATTAAGAGAGGCAGCATTtcagatgatgaagaagaactaATCATCAGACTCCATAAGCTCCTAGGCAACAG ATGGTCTCTGATCGCAGGAAGACTTCCCGGGCGAACAGACAATGAAATCAAGAATTACTGGAACTCCAACTTAGCCAAGAAAATGGCACAAGCTCAAAGTTCATCTCAGTCCAAATGCAATAATGTCATTGTCCAGCAAATCCCTGACCAGGCGCAGCCGCAGCAGCAATGCAGTAGGGTCAGCACTGTCGTTCCCCCACGGCCACCTACTAGTACTACTGCTGCAGCTAGTCCACTTCCTCATAGAACCCTTGATGACTTCTCTAATAATGTGGCCATCAATAATACCAACGACTTGGTCAAGGCTGTTAATTCTGTCGACTCACGAATCTCCAGCGAAGATGTTTCACTATCTACAGCAACCACTACTAATACTACTAGCGATGGTGATGATCAGTTAGGAAGTTCGCCAACGAATTTTATGATGGATTTCAACACTGACGATCACGAGGACTTCTGCAAAATACTGGACTGTGACTTTGCAAATCTGAACAATGCCATTGATGGAGATGATGAGCATCAAGGTAGTCCGGTTTTAGTACTACCTAAGCAGATGATGGACAAAAATATTCAAGCTGCTGATTTTGGGTCCTTGGCTTCATTTCTGGAGTCTGATGAGGATTGGCTTGGGAATGATCTAAATGTCATGTTGAGTTAA